The following is a genomic window from Lysinibacillus sp. G4S2.
ACTGTGTTTGTCGAACCACCCATCGCCATATCAAGTGCAAATGCATCATCTATTGCTTCTTTTGTAATAATGTCACGAGGCTTAATATCCTCTTTAATCATACGGACTAATTGTTTAGCAGCTTCTTTAATAAGCTTATGGCGCTCTTCAGAAGTAGCTACGATTGTTCCATTACCAGGTAAAGCTACTCCTAGCATTTCCATTAAGCAGTTCATAGAGTTTGCAGTAAACATTCCTGAACATGAACCACATGTTGGGCATGCATTATTTTCAATATCTAACAGCTCTTCAGATGACATTTTGCCTGATTTAAGAGCCCCTACACCTTCAAAAACTGAAGTTAATGAAAGCTGCTTACCAGTAGCAGAAGTACCTGCCTCCATTGGACCACCAGATACGAAAATTGATGGTACGTTCGTACGAACTGCTGCCATTAACATCCCCGGTGTAATTTTGTCACAGTTAGGAATATAGAATACGCCATCAAACCAGTGTGCATTTATAACTGTTTCAGCAGAGTCTGCGATAATTTCACGGCTTGGTAACGAGTAACGCATACCAATGTGCCCCATTGCAATACCATCATCTACACCGATTGTGTTAAATTCGAATGGAATACCACCCGCTTCAATAATGGCCTCTTTGACAACATCAGCAAATGTACGTAAATGAACGTGACCTGGAATAATGTCGATATATGAATTACAAACCCCGATAAATGGCTTGCCTAGATCTTTTGCTTTTACTTTGCCAGTTGCATATAAAAGACTTCGATGTGGCGCACGATCTACGCCTACTTTAATCATGTCACTTCTCATTTTAAACGCCCCTCATTTATTGCTATGTTCGTTGCTTTATACAAAATGTTCTGTCTATTTCATTTTTGTGTATATGTTAATTGCCTTGAAGACAACTAACTACTGTAACGAACGTGTTAAATTGTTGTTATCATAGTACGAAAAAAAGGTCTCGTCAACACTATTTTTTGAATTGTTTAAACAATTTAAATAATCTAGCAAATTTTGAAATCGTTTTCATGCTGATTAAGCATCACTTTTATCTCGTTTTGATAAATATTTTGACATTTCGTTCAAATTTAAATTTTTTTAATAATCTTTCAAAAAATGTTTCAAATCCTTTAAAGGAGATTGAATAGCTATATAATGAAATAACGCTTACAATGTGAATAATTTTCTTAAGTAGCCTGTAAAAAACACATGATCAGGATCATATTGATGACGAATCGCTAAAAATTTTTCGATATCTGGATATAGCTCATACACATAGTTAGCCGTTAAATGATTTTGTTTGCCCCAATGTGGTCGTCCTTTATATTTTTTCATCATCGTATGAACCCATTCAAAATAAGGCTCTTCCGGCATCCCTTTATACATGTGAAAGGCAATAAATGCTGATTCTTGTCCTTGGGTAGGACTTAAATAACCTGCTTCTCCTGCCGTTGTCCGACATTCTAACGGAAAATGTACATTAAAAATTCCTTTTTTAAAGGTTTCGTGTATCTCTTCCATACACGCCTCAAATTGCGCTAATGGAATAGCATATTCACTTTCTTGGAACTTTACACTACGTGGAGACGGATAAATTTCATAACTGATCCCCGTTTTCTCCCCTTCAACAACATTGGCTGCTGCTAATTTACTCATCGCACCACTTAACGAAGGCCTCCATTTACAAAGCTCTGAAATAGCATAAAAAGCACCATTCTCTACTATTTGAAGTTTCAAGGCTTCCATTCTCTTACTCCAATCACTCTGATAAACAGGTGCTACAGCATTCATGCGCTTCACTTGAATGGTTTCGCTACCAGGAAAATAAAACCACTCAACATGTCGATGCTGTCGAATATCTTCAGCAAATATCGCCAGCCCATTTTCTAAAGTATCTCTTGTGCCCACATAATGTAAGCTGTACAGCGGTATCACCTTGATTGTTACTTGCACAAGCACTCCAAGCAAGCCGAGTGAAACATGTAAAGCTTCCGATAAATCATCCATTCCTCTAATATGCTCTCTATACGTACCTGTACCATCTACAAAACCCCATT
Proteins encoded in this region:
- a CDS encoding D-arabinono-1,4-lactone oxidase — translated: MFSIDKWGNGEKWTNWAGNVISYPSEMYLPQSIEEVTNIVKHARELGKTIRVTGAAHSFSAVAMPEHIALSLHNMRGLIAMNEDRQEATFSAGTYLYEIGPLLAKYGFALMNMGDIQEQTIAGAVSTGTHGTGVTLGSLSSTVTKWGFVDGTGTYREHIRGMDDLSEALHVSLGLLGVLVQVTIKVIPLYSLHYVGTRDTLENGLAIFAEDIRQHRHVEWFYFPGSETIQVKRMNAVAPVYQSDWSKRMEALKLQIVENGAFYAISELCKWRPSLSGAMSKLAAANVVEGEKTGISYEIYPSPRSVKFQESEYAIPLAQFEACMEEIHETFKKGIFNVHFPLECRTTAGEAGYLSPTQGQESAFIAFHMYKGMPEEPYFEWVHTMMKKYKGRPHWGKQNHLTANYVYELYPDIEKFLAIRHQYDPDHVFFTGYLRKLFTL